In Clostridia bacterium, a genomic segment contains:
- the secA gene encoding preprotein translocase subunit SecA, producing MGFLNKIFGTNSQKELKRMNPIIDKVEALDAQFSQMSQAELRGITDKLKARLSAGETTDDILPEAFAAVREAAWRVLGLKHYRVQLIGGLALYQGRIAEMKTGEGKTLVATLPAYLMALTGEGVHIVTVNDYLAKRDSEWMGKIYRYLGLSVGLVVNGLEHSVKQAAYAADITYGTNNEFGFDYLRDNMVTRKEAMVQRGHAFAIVDEVDSILIDEARTPLIISGQGGDSTEIYEKVNRFVKGLRPMRIVELDDKESYDDVEADYIVDEKAKNATLTPRGVKKAEQAFNVDNLMDPEHMRLLHHINQAIHAYGVKVKDIDYVVKDGEVLIVDEFTGRIMIGRRYSEGLHQAIEAKENVPIKKDSRTLASITFQNYFRLYKKLSGMTGTALTEEEEFREIYKLDVVEIPTNKPMIRKDNPDVIYRTEAGKFKAVVEIIKQCHAKGQPILVGTITIEKSELLSKLLKRNGIPHEVLNAKNHEKEAYIVAQAGKPGAVTIATNMAGRGTDIMLGGNAEFMSKREMEKEGFDERLIFEATEFSETNDEDILRSRSRYAELLAKNKALIAPDAEKVRAAGGLYILGTERHDSRRIDNQLRGRAGRQGDPGESSFLISLEDDIARLFAGEKLKPIMATLGFDDDEPIDHKMVSSIIENAQKNVESQNFGYRKNVIKFDDVLNQQREIIYSQRRQVLNGENMRPIIIKMIEDTINDDVALYANSDIPDEWNIKGLKTQFEGLFLTRDDLNYTTEDFDRITRDDLSDFLHTRALEVYEAKEKRIGEDIMRQLERLVLLQNVDNKWMDHIDMMDHLRQTVNLRAYAQKDPLVEYKFEGANMFDEMIQSIKADTVRYVYLVELRERKPAQSRPAAPQNLKTNRDGGDNSKAGSGKPQPVKVGVKVGRNDPCPCGSGKKYKKCCGA from the coding sequence ATGGGTTTTTTAAACAAGATATTCGGCACTAACAGCCAAAAAGAGCTGAAGCGCATGAATCCTATCATAGATAAAGTCGAAGCTCTCGACGCGCAGTTCTCACAGATGAGCCAGGCCGAGCTTCGCGGCATTACCGACAAGCTCAAGGCGCGGCTTTCGGCCGGTGAAACGACCGACGATATACTGCCCGAGGCGTTCGCCGCCGTGCGCGAAGCGGCGTGGCGCGTTTTGGGGCTAAAGCATTACCGCGTGCAGCTCATCGGCGGCCTTGCGCTGTATCAGGGACGCATCGCCGAAATGAAGACTGGCGAAGGCAAAACGCTCGTCGCTACTCTCCCCGCCTACCTTATGGCGCTCACGGGAGAGGGCGTTCACATAGTAACCGTCAACGACTACCTTGCCAAGCGAGACAGCGAATGGATGGGCAAGATATACCGTTATCTCGGGTTAAGCGTCGGGCTCGTCGTAAACGGACTCGAACATTCCGTAAAGCAGGCGGCCTACGCCGCCGATATAACTTACGGCACGAACAACGAGTTCGGCTTCGACTATCTGCGCGACAACATGGTCACGCGAAAGGAAGCCATGGTGCAGCGCGGCCACGCCTTCGCCATAGTCGACGAGGTAGACTCTATACTTATAGACGAGGCGCGCACTCCGCTCATCATTTCGGGACAGGGCGGCGACTCTACGGAAATATACGAAAAGGTTAACCGCTTCGTAAAGGGTCTTCGCCCGATGCGTATAGTCGAGCTTGACGACAAGGAGTCTTACGACGACGTCGAGGCCGACTATATCGTTGACGAAAAGGCGAAGAACGCGACGCTCACTCCGCGCGGCGTTAAAAAGGCGGAGCAGGCGTTCAACGTTGACAACCTTATGGACCCCGAGCATATGCGCCTGCTTCATCATATAAATCAGGCAATACACGCCTACGGTGTAAAAGTGAAGGATATCGACTACGTCGTAAAGGACGGCGAGGTGCTTATCGTCGACGAGTTCACGGGACGCATAATGATAGGCCGCCGCTACTCCGAAGGACTTCACCAGGCTATCGAGGCAAAGGAGAACGTGCCCATAAAGAAGGACAGCCGCACGCTTGCGAGCATCACGTTCCAGAATTACTTCAGATTATATAAAAAGCTCTCCGGCATGACGGGTACGGCTCTTACCGAGGAGGAGGAGTTCAGAGAAATATATAAGCTCGACGTGGTGGAGATACCGACGAACAAGCCCATGATACGAAAGGACAATCCCGACGTCATATACCGCACCGAGGCGGGCAAGTTCAAGGCCGTAGTGGAGATAATAAAGCAGTGCCACGCAAAGGGGCAGCCTATACTCGTCGGCACTATAACTATAGAAAAGTCGGAGCTTTTGTCAAAGCTTCTTAAACGAAACGGCATACCCCACGAGGTACTCAACGCAAAGAACCACGAAAAAGAGGCTTATATAGTAGCGCAGGCCGGAAAGCCCGGCGCCGTAACGATAGCCACCAACATGGCCGGACGCGGTACCGACATAATGCTCGGCGGCAACGCCGAATTCATGTCGAAGCGCGAAATGGAAAAGGAAGGCTTTGACGAGCGCCTTATCTTTGAGGCGACCGAATTTTCAGAGACGAACGACGAAGATATTCTGCGCTCGCGCAGCCGTTACGCCGAGCTGCTTGCAAAGAACAAGGCTCTCATAGCTCCCGACGCCGAAAAGGTGCGCGCGGCCGGCGGGCTTTACATTCTGGGCACGGAGCGTCACGACAGCCGCCGCATAGACAATCAGCTCCGCGGACGCGCCGGACGACAGGGCGACCCCGGCGAATCGAGCTTCCTTATCTCCCTTGAGGACGACATCGCGCGTCTCTTCGCGGGCGAGAAGTTAAAGCCCATAATGGCTACGCTCGGCTTTGACGACGACGAGCCCATCGACCACAAGATGGTATCGAGCATCATTGAGAACGCTCAGAAGAACGTGGAAAGCCAGAACTTCGGATACAGAAAGAACGTTATAAAGTTCGACGACGTATTGAACCAGCAGCGCGAGATAATCTATTCGCAGCGCCGCCAAGTATTAAACGGCGAAAATATGCGTCCTATCATAATAAAAATGATAGAAGACACGATAAACGACGACGTGGCGCTTTATGCGAACTCAGATATTCCCGATGAGTGGAATATAAAGGGCTTAAAAACGCAGTTTGAAGGTCTTTTCCTCACCCGCGACGACTTAAACTACACGACAGAGGACTTCGACCGTATTACGAGAGACGATTTAAGCGACTTTCTTCATACGCGCGCGCTCGAGGTCTACGAGGCGAAGGAAAAGCGCATAGGCGAAGACATCATGCGCCAGCTTGAGCGTCTCGTTCTTTTGCAGAACGTTGACAACAAGTGGATGGACCATATTGACATGATGGATCACCTGCGCCAGACCGTAAACTTACGCGCCTACGCACAGAAGGACCCGCTCGTCGAGTACAAATTCGAGGGCGCCAATATGTTCGACGAGATGATACAAAGCATAAAGGCAGATACCGTGCGCTATGTATATCTCGTGGAATTGAGAGAGAGAAAACCGGCTCAAAGCCGCCCCGC